The segment CGATCCCCAGGTGGATGAGCAGCTCGACGCCCTCCGGCGTCCGCAGTCCCACGGCATGGCCGGTGGGGAAAAGGGCGGTGACGGTCCCGGCCAGCGGGGCGATGACGGGGCCCGCCTGCGGGTCCAGGGCCATCCCGTCGCCCACCATCCGCTCGGCGAAGACGGGGTCCGGGACCTCCTCCAGCGGGACGACCCGGCCGGTCACCGGTGCGGGCACGGCCAGCTCCCTGCGGTCACCGCCGCCGGCCGGCTCCGCCGCGGCGGCCCCGGCAGGGCCGCCGCGGGCCGGGTTCGACCGCTCACCCACGGCCCAGAAGCTCCTTCATCTCGGCTTCCAGGTGCTCGGCGCTGGTACCGAAGACCACCTGCACGGCGCCGCCCCCCATGCGCACCACGCCCATGGCTCCCTGGCGCCGCAGGGCGGCTTCGTCCACCTTCCCCGGATCCGCCAGCACCAGGCGCAGTCGGGTGATGCAGCTGTCCAGCTCCCGGATGTTGTCCGGTCCT is part of the Thermaerobacter subterraneus DSM 13965 genome and harbors:
- a CDS encoding PTS sugar transporter subunit IIA, encoding MGERSNPARGGPAGAAAAEPAGGGDRRELAVPAPVTGRVVPLEEVPDPVFAERMVGDGMALDPQAGPVIAPLAGTVTALFPTGHAVGLRTPEGVELLIHLGIDSAHAEGAFEALVAVGQQVEAGQPLIRIDLERLKAGARSPLSPVLVTNLDELGGRVAPVAQGTALAGKSVLFRVVWAAGPA
- a CDS encoding glucose PTS transporter subunit EIIB, with the translated sequence MGPGGVAGPARGGSTARPHLVAGEARTMSDKARAVIEALGGPDNIRELDSCITRLRLVLADPGKVDEAALRRQGAMGVVRMGGGAVQVVFGTSAEHLEAEMKELLGRG